One stretch of Pomacea canaliculata isolate SZHN2017 linkage group LG1, ASM307304v1, whole genome shotgun sequence DNA includes these proteins:
- the LOC112556502 gene encoding LOW QUALITY PROTEIN: cytokine-inducible SH2-containing protein-like (The sequence of the model RefSeq protein was modified relative to this genomic sequence to represent the inferred CDS: inserted 1 base in 1 codon), whose translation MVCQMPEQSVSVLSSKSTSSCVPSTFGRRKTRHDHGRHCGMANRLESPPAVPEIVFMENGEGGPFPPLPSQGASLADSPSTDSEGAGTSCSRDSELSTSLPACNGETEETSSEPECSPRPPSHGISGLTARELTQARIEQDRAYLYNILPAVTSEVDFKRLADSVTCLTENCMFYADLDSKGARLLLGDSPVGTFIIRNSADPKFLFALSVMTERGATSVRIQYRRGFFQLDCEEKMRRKLPRFETVMELIDFHVAQCRDGFGEQCRWLETSGRRDMVVILTRPDVTRXPSLTHLARLAVNTRLADLHLPSRSTDLLPVPQAIKNYLREYPYKV comes from the exons ATGGTGTGTCAGATGCCAGAGCAATCAGTTAGTGTTCTGAGTTCTAAAAGTACCAGTAGTTGTGTGCCGTCGACGTTTGGGAGACGAAAGACGAGACACGATCATGGTCGGCACTGCGGAATGGCAAACAGACTTGAGTCGCCACCTGCTGTGCCGGAGATTGTGTTTATGGAAAATGGAGAAGGGGGACCGTTTCCACCACTGCCCTCGCAGGGAGCATCTCTTGCTGACTCACCAAGTACCGACAGTGAAGGGGCGGGCACCAGCTGCTCCAGAGACTCGGAACTCTCGACATCACTACCAGCTTGTAATGGAGAGACTGAGGAAACATCGTCGGAGCCAGAATGCTCGCCTCGTCCTCCATCTCACGGAATTTCAGGCCTCACCGCTCGGGAGCTGACGCAGGCACGGATAGAACAGGACAGAGCCTACCTGTACAACATCTTGCCAGCAGTCACCAGTGAGGTGGACTTTAAACGGCTCGCGGACAGTGTGACCTGTTTAACAGAGAATTGTATGTTTTATGCTGATTTGGATTCAAAAGGAGCCAGATTGTTGCTAGGTGACTCGCCTGTCGGAACCTTCATCATACGCAACAGCGCGGATCCCAAGTTTCTGTTCGCGTTGAGTGTGATGACGGAGCGAGGAGCGACTTCAGTTCGTATCCAGTACCGTCGTGGGTTTTTCCAGCTCGACTGTGAAGAGAAAATGAGACGCAAACTGCCTAG GTTTGAGACTGTGATGGAGCTGATCGACTTCCACGTGGCGCAGTGTCGCGACGGCTTCGGGGAGCAGTGCCGGTGGCTGGAGACGTCAGGGCGGAGGGACATGGTGGTCATCCTGACTCGCCCCGACGTCACTC CCCCGTCTCTCACTCACCTGGCGAGACTGGCCGTCAACACTCGCCTAGCAGATCTGCACCTACCCAGTCGCTCCACTGATCTCCTACCTGTTCCTCAAGCCATCAAAAACTACCTCCGCGAGTACCCCTACAAGGTGTGA
- the LOC112556529 gene encoding thymidine kinase, cytosolic-like, with the protein MSENTYNCKFDQRSDCNVKGQSGHIELIIGPMFSGKTTELIRRLKRYRVAQYGCLIVKYAGDTRYTDNGVATHDRQTLPAISTKTLAPIFSDALTYDVIGIDEGQFFTDVVSFSDQLANEGKIVIVAALDGTFQKKAFGDILNLVPVAENVTKLSAICAICYQSAAFTRRKTKENEVEVIGGGDKYVAVCRTCFAAPIPGSPDRLPLRDFNTPVDSKKLVGKKTRRRISEGTWMSSLA; encoded by the exons ATGAGTGAAAATACTTATAACTGCAAGTTTGACCAGCGTTCTGACTGTAATGTTAAGGGACAATCAGGACACATTGAG CTCATCATTGGTCCAATGTTTTCTGGAAAAAC aacaGAGCTGATCAGGCGTCTTAAGAGGTACAGAGTGGCGCAGTATGGCTGTCTGATTGTGAAATATGCTGGAGACACTCGCTACACAGATAATGGAGTAGCAACACATGACAG GCAGACTCTTCCTGCCATTTCCACAAAAACACTCGCACCAATTTTCTCTGATGCCTTAACATATGACGTCATTGGGATTGATGAAGGCCAATTC ttTACAGATGTAGTAAGTTTTTCTGACCAACTAGCCAATGAGGGTAAAATTGTCATTGTAGCAGCTCTGGATGGAACTTTCCAGAAGAAG GCTTTTggtgatattttaaatttggtACCAGTGgcagaaaatgtgacaaaactGAGTGCTATATGTGCCATTTGCTACCAGTCTGCAGCCTTTACACGAcgcaaaacaaaggaaaatgaa GTGGAGGTAATAGGTGGGGGTGATAAGTACGTAGCAGTCTGCCGCACCTGTTTTGCTGCTCCCATCCCAGGATCTCCTGATCGTCTACCTCTTCGTGATTTCAATACACCAGTGGATTCAAAAAAGcttgtggggaaaaaaactcgACGCAGGATTTCTGAAGGAACCTGGATGTCTAGTTTggcttaa
- the LOC112556459 gene encoding coiled-coil domain-containing protein 96-like, whose product MLAEMGLLYESLSKPCTAGKAIRVISHCDLLSLTTKMADTEGETLETMEQSPGETEEDKTSAVTEQKSEEEPIALDEKPESVDLPPASDEGDAQTTEEPGVTGAETSSPNGESEVTGHDESVGDKTATDLEVEEKKGGEEDEKGEQSERKDDEEEKKEEEVGQSVREDDNEDEKPEEEDNKDLGNEEVETSGDAQVDEGREEESKSPLPQTDSFAEGERPESREAIHVGEKLSREPTPTKHIYEESILPEILRPGTPERKGPETPSFHAEEEEKAEHYEEKFDREPLIERYHMALADREQLLQQNYYLQNKIAEYFRKKKSDERQDYEKNVTDQEQRYLKYMAQLDELQQQYRTEKDRYEQQIEDLKTRCEEKQKHVDAEHTRFAEFKKQVALNAINSRSGKPIPPKDIEQFLVNENKKEQEVVNVRLENIKLKNKLKKKEQQLKSKEELAEGLHLIDFEQLKIENQTYNEKIEERNEELLKLRKKITSTVQVLTHLKEKLQYVQGENHIQKANLMEVEAQAAQKRDILSRTKQARDALRIDNVKMRQSCGLLGNEQLLRDFQDRKDEGEELQTKLNRLKVHHAELTLNSSHVRRKIDQVRADREEGDD is encoded by the exons ATGTTGGCAGAAATGGGTCTGCTTTATGAG AGCCTTTCTAAGCCTTGCACCGCTGGCAAAGCAATAAGAGTGATCTCTCACTGCGACTTGCTTTCCTTAACAACCAAAATGGCTGACACTGAG GGAGAGACACTAGAAACTATGGAACAGTCAccaggagagacagaagaagataAGACATCTGCAGTTACAGAGCAAAAGTCAGAAGAAGAGCCTATAGCTTTGGATGAGAAGCCAGAGTCAGTTGATTTGCCTCCTGCCAGTGATGAAGGAGATGCTCAAACAACAGAGGAGCCAGGAGTCACTGGAGCAGAAACATCCTCACCAAATGGTGAAAGTGAAGTAACAGGCCATGATGAATCTGTTGGAG ataaAACTGCCACTGACTTAGAAGTAGAAGAGAAGAAAGGTggagaagaagatgaaaaggGAGAACAATCAGAAA gaaaagatgatgaagaagaaaagaaagaagaggaagttGGTCAATCTGTAAGAGAAGATGACAATGAAGATGAAAAACCAGAGGAAGAAGATAACAAGGATTTAGGTAATGAAGAAGTGGAGACATCAGGTGATGCGCAAGTcgatgaaggaagagaagaggagTCAAAATCCCCTCTTCCACAG ACTGACTCATTTGCTGAGGGTGAGCGACCAGAAAGTCGGGAAGCAATTCATGTTGGGGAGAAACTGTCACGTGAGCCAACAccaacaaaacatatttatgaaGAAAGCATTTTACCTGAAATACTTCGCCCAGGCACTCCAGAAAGAaaag GACCGGAAACACCTTCCTTTCAcgcagaagaggaagaaaaggctGAACATTATGAAGAGAAGTTTGACAGAGAACCCCTGATTGAGAGATACCAT ATGGCGCTAGCAGATCGAGAGCAACTGCTGCAACAGAATTATTACCTGCAAAATAAGATAGCAGAATATTTCCGCAAGAAGAAAAGTGATGAACGACAAGACTATGAAAAGAACGTTACAGATCAAGAACAGAGATACCTGAAGTATATGG CCCAGCTTGACGAACTCCAACAGCAGTATAGGACAGAAAAGGATAGATATGAGCAGCAGATAGAAGACTTAAAGACACGCtgtgaagaaaaacagaagcatGTAGATGCAGAACACACTCGCTTTGCAgagtttaaaaaacaagttGCACTTAATGCCATAAATAGTCGTTCTGGAAAACCAATTCCACCTAAG GACATTGAGCAGTTCCTGgttaatgaaaataagaaagagcAGGAGGTTGTTAACGTGAGACTGGAGAACatcaaactaaagaataaactCAAGAAGAAGGAACAGCAGCTGAAGTCCAAG GAGGAGCTTGCCGAGGGACTTCATCTCATAGACTTTGAACAACTCAAGATTGAAAACCAGACCTATAACGAAAAAATCGAGGAGCGAAATGAA GAGCTCCTTAAGCTGCGGAAGAAAATTACCAGCACTGTGCAGGTTCTGACACACCTGAAGGAGAAGCTTCAGTATGTGCAGGGGGAGAACCACATACAAAAGGCCAACCTCATGGAAGTAGAGGCTCAAGCAGCACAG AAACGAGATATTCTGTCGCGGACCAAGCAGGCCAGAGATGCCCTACGCATTGACAACGTAAAGATGCGACAGAGCTGCGGGCTGCTGGGCAACGAGCAGCTGCTCAGGGACTTCCAGGATCGCAAGGACGAGGGAGAGGAGCTGCAGACCAAACTGAACCGCCTCAAAGTGCATCATGCTGAGCTGACGCTCAACAGCAGCCACGTACGACGTAAGATTGACCAGGTGCGCGCAGATCGCGAAGAGGGGGACGACTAA